In Streptomyces sp. NBC_01707, a genomic segment contains:
- a CDS encoding acyltransferase — protein MRELVRRIDAATPTDRDRAVDALRALAILGVVLGHWLVTALIADTGTVRAASPLQHMPQLIPVSWLFQTLAVFFLVGGQVGAKSYASARTRGITYRKWLVARAGRLFRPVAAVLVVWAVIAGALLASGVGTETVHALLKLVLSPLWFLLVFAALTAATPLVTKLHPLWPLAVVLHVDLIRFGLGGPAWLGWINVAAGWLVPYCLGASWARGGLRSRSTGWALLLVGVAGTAGLVLWAGYPASMVGVPGSRVSNLDPPTLAAVTFGLAQCGAARLLLGPLRRVLRRPSAWAAVALVNLSAMTVFLWHQTAMMVVTAVGLLAGETLPGLHTVPRDFGWVFARLAWLPAFAVALLVCRAAFRKHEEGRPRKGGRIVREGRPARKSVMRRA, from the coding sequence ATGCGTGAACTCGTCCGGCGGATCGACGCCGCCACCCCGACCGACCGCGACCGCGCCGTCGACGCACTGCGTGCCCTTGCCATTCTGGGCGTGGTGCTCGGCCACTGGCTGGTGACCGCCCTGATCGCCGACACCGGCACGGTGCGCGCCGCGAGCCCTCTCCAGCACATGCCGCAACTGATACCGGTCTCCTGGCTGTTCCAGACACTCGCGGTGTTCTTCCTGGTGGGCGGTCAGGTCGGGGCGAAGAGTTACGCCTCCGCCCGCACCCGCGGCATCACCTACCGGAAGTGGCTCGTCGCCCGTGCGGGCCGGCTGTTCAGGCCGGTCGCCGCCGTGCTGGTGGTGTGGGCCGTGATCGCGGGCGCGCTGCTCGCCTCCGGGGTGGGCACGGAGACCGTGCACGCGCTGCTCAAGCTGGTGCTGTCACCGCTCTGGTTCCTGCTGGTCTTCGCGGCGCTGACGGCGGCGACCCCGCTGGTGACGAAGCTTCATCCGCTGTGGCCTCTCGCCGTCGTGCTGCATGTCGACCTGATCCGGTTCGGCCTGGGCGGTCCCGCCTGGCTCGGCTGGATCAATGTGGCGGCCGGCTGGCTGGTGCCGTACTGCCTGGGCGCCAGCTGGGCCCGCGGCGGCCTGAGGAGCCGGTCGACCGGATGGGCCCTGCTGCTCGTCGGCGTCGCCGGCACCGCCGGACTCGTGCTGTGGGCCGGCTACCCGGCGTCCATGGTCGGGGTGCCCGGCTCCAGGGTCTCCAACCTGGACCCGCCCACCCTCGCGGCCGTCACTTTCGGCCTCGCCCAGTGCGGCGCGGCCCGGCTGCTGCTCGGTCCGTTGCGGCGCGTCCTGCGACGCCCCTCGGCCTGGGCGGCGGTGGCGCTGGTCAACCTCTCCGCGATGACCGTCTTCCTCTGGCACCAGACCGCGATGATGGTGGTCACCGCCGTCGGACTCCTCGCGGGCGAGACGTTGCCCGGTCTGCACACCGTGCCCAGGGACTTCGGCTGGGTGTTCGCGCGGCTGGCCTGGCTGCCCGCCTTCGCCGTGGCGCTGCTCGTGTGCCGGGCGGCATTCCGTAAGCACGAGGAGGGACGGCCGCGGAAAGGCGGCCGTATCGTCCGTGAGGGGCGTCCTGCCCGGAAGTCGGTGATGCGCCGTGCCTAA
- the gcl gene encoding glyoxylate carboligase, with the protein MTRMTAARAAVEILKLEGVTNAFGVPGAAINPFYAALKAGGGIDHTLARHVEGASHMAEGYTRSRAGNIGVCIGTSGPAGTDMITGLYSAIADSVPILCITGQAPVAKLHKEDFQAVDIASIAKPVTKAATTVLEAAQVPGVFQQAFHLMRSGRPGPVLIDLPIDVQLTEIEFDPETYQPLPVYKPAASRAQIEKAIGLLLASERPVIVAGGGIINADACELLVEFAELTGTPVIPTLMGWGVIADDHELNAGMVGLQTSHRYGNANFLESDLVLGIGNRWANRHTGDLAVYTKGRTFVHVDIEPTQLGKIFAPDLGIASDAKAALELFVEVAKELKAAGRLPDRSEWAASTQERKARLQRRTHFDDVPLKPQRVYEEMNRAFGPETRYVTTIGLSQIAGAQMLHVYRPRHWINCGQAGPLGWTIPAALGVATADPEGQVVALSGDYDFQFMLEELAVGAQHNIPYVHVLVNNSYLGLIRQAQRNLDINFQVNLEFENINSPELGVYGVDHVKVVEGLGCKAIRVTEPDRLLPAFEEAKKLAAEFRVPVVVEAILERVTNISMGAAGIDAVNEWEDIATEPGHAPTSIRPFVAS; encoded by the coding sequence ATGACTCGAATGACCGCTGCCCGAGCGGCAGTTGAGATCCTCAAGCTGGAAGGCGTCACCAACGCGTTCGGCGTGCCGGGCGCAGCGATCAACCCGTTCTACGCGGCGCTCAAGGCCGGCGGTGGCATCGACCACACGCTCGCCCGGCATGTCGAGGGCGCGTCCCACATGGCCGAGGGCTACACCCGGAGCAGGGCGGGGAACATCGGCGTCTGCATCGGTACGTCGGGGCCCGCCGGGACCGACATGATCACCGGGCTCTACTCGGCGATCGCCGACTCCGTGCCGATCCTCTGCATCACCGGCCAGGCGCCGGTGGCCAAGCTCCACAAGGAGGACTTCCAGGCCGTCGACATCGCCTCGATCGCCAAGCCGGTGACCAAGGCCGCGACGACCGTCCTGGAAGCCGCACAGGTGCCCGGCGTCTTTCAGCAGGCGTTCCATCTGATGCGGTCCGGCCGCCCCGGACCGGTCCTCATCGACCTGCCGATCGACGTCCAGCTGACGGAGATCGAATTCGACCCGGAGACGTACCAGCCGCTGCCGGTCTACAAGCCGGCCGCGTCCCGTGCCCAGATCGAGAAGGCGATCGGGCTCCTGCTGGCATCCGAGCGTCCGGTGATCGTCGCCGGTGGCGGCATCATCAACGCCGACGCCTGCGAACTCCTGGTCGAGTTCGCCGAGCTGACGGGCACCCCGGTCATCCCGACCCTGATGGGCTGGGGCGTCATCGCCGACGACCACGAGCTGAACGCCGGCATGGTCGGCCTGCAGACCTCGCATCGCTACGGCAACGCGAACTTCCTGGAGTCGGACCTGGTCCTGGGCATCGGCAACCGCTGGGCCAACCGGCACACCGGTGACCTGGCCGTCTACACCAAGGGCCGTACGTTCGTCCATGTCGACATCGAGCCCACCCAGCTCGGCAAGATCTTCGCGCCGGACCTCGGCATCGCCTCCGACGCCAAGGCCGCGCTGGAGCTCTTCGTCGAAGTGGCGAAGGAGCTCAAGGCCGCCGGCAGGCTCCCGGACCGCAGCGAGTGGGCCGCCTCCACCCAGGAGCGCAAGGCCCGGCTGCAGCGACGTACCCACTTCGACGACGTGCCGCTGAAGCCGCAGCGCGTGTACGAGGAGATGAACCGTGCCTTCGGGCCGGAGACGCGCTACGTCACCACGATCGGCCTCTCCCAGATCGCCGGTGCGCAGATGCTGCACGTCTACCGGCCGCGCCACTGGATCAACTGCGGCCAGGCCGGTCCGCTCGGCTGGACCATCCCGGCCGCGCTGGGCGTCGCCACCGCCGACCCCGAGGGCCAGGTCGTCGCGCTCTCCGGCGACTACGACTTCCAGTTCATGCTGGAGGAGCTGGCGGTCGGCGCACAGCACAACATCCCGTACGTGCATGTCCTGGTGAACAACTCCTACCTGGGGCTGATCCGCCAGGCGCAGCGCAACCTGGACATCAACTTCCAGGTCAACCTGGAGTTCGAGAACATCAACTCCCCGGAGCTGGGCGTCTACGGCGTCGACCACGTCAAGGTCGTCGAGGGCCTGGGGTGCAAGGCGATCCGGGTCACCGAGCCGGACCGGCTGCTGCCCGCGTTCGAGGAGGCCAAGAAGCTGGCCGCCGAGTTCCGGGTCCCGGTGGTCGTCGAGGCGATCCTGGAGCGTGTCACCAACATCTCGATGGGCGCCGCGGGCATCGACGCCGTCAACGAGTGGGAGGACATCGCCACCGAGCCGGGCCACGCCCCGACGTCGATCCGCCCCTTCGTCGCGAGCTGA
- a CDS encoding alpha/beta hydrolase — MAPSPPRSHPRRNLPRAVRTLLASLVITAVAVPMAGAARPSAVPAPAPAALAPLRAATAADLADRYAVNRGSVLAAERMATRHGDGKRAASLRGLADPARHLFSFDGRDGGRSVEVFGDLSRARRIAVLVPGAGISLDRYWRLRAGAVALRRELGEGSAVIGWLGYETPDTVSGASVTTGRADGAASELRTFLAELKRAEPTARTSLLCHSYGSVVCAEAAPGLAVADIVLYGSPGTGFDDVAALHTPATVWAGRGRDDWIADVPHMRLRLPFVTLGFGTDPVSVAFGARYFAAGGGGHSDYLKPGSLSLENIARIVSGRDPAEEGRHA; from the coding sequence ATGGCGCCCAGTCCGCCCAGGAGCCACCCGCGCAGGAACCTTCCGCGCGCTGTCCGGACGCTGCTCGCCTCCCTCGTCATCACCGCGGTGGCCGTGCCCATGGCGGGTGCGGCCCGGCCCTCGGCCGTTCCGGCGCCGGCCCCGGCCGCCCTTGCCCCGCTGCGGGCTGCGACCGCCGCGGATCTTGCCGACCGGTACGCAGTCAACCGCGGCTCCGTCCTCGCGGCCGAGCGGATGGCCACCCGACACGGCGACGGCAAGCGGGCCGCATCGCTGCGCGGTCTCGCCGACCCGGCGCGCCACCTCTTCTCCTTCGACGGCCGCGACGGCGGCCGCAGCGTCGAGGTCTTCGGCGACCTCTCCAGGGCGCGCCGGATCGCCGTGCTGGTCCCGGGGGCGGGCATCAGCCTCGACCGGTACTGGCGGCTGCGGGCCGGTGCCGTCGCCCTGCGCCGGGAGCTGGGCGAGGGGTCGGCGGTCATCGGCTGGCTCGGCTACGAAACGCCGGACACCGTGAGCGGGGCATCGGTGACCACGGGCCGGGCCGACGGCGCCGCATCCGAACTGCGTACGTTTCTCGCAGAGTTGAAACGAGCCGAGCCGACCGCCCGGACCTCGCTGCTGTGCCACTCCTACGGATCCGTGGTCTGCGCCGAGGCGGCGCCAGGGCTGGCGGTCGCCGACATCGTCCTGTACGGCAGCCCCGGCACCGGATTCGACGACGTCGCCGCACTCCACACCCCGGCCACCGTCTGGGCGGGACGGGGCCGCGACGACTGGATCGCCGACGTGCCCCACATGCGGCTCCGACTGCCTTTCGTCACCCTCGGGTTCGGAACGGACCCGGTCTCCGTGGCGTTCGGCGCCCGGTACTTCGCGGCGGGCGGCGGTGGCCACAGCGACTACCTGAAGCCCGGCTCCCTGTCGCTGGAGAACATCGCCCGGATCGTCTCCGGCCGGGACCCCGCCGAGGAAGGCCGTCATGCGTGA
- a CDS encoding sensor histidine kinase, producing the protein MGDGQRLRAALRRAPRALFEDLSAPADPLPAMGAPGWPVWRPVFGMMLVICAMTLAVVQVNALAPGDGGAVPGYAVLLGIAQAAALIVAMSRPVSAWWASTVLMVVTARITEPGSSPDTLFPWTVSGLLLQCGVLFLLALRVRPRRSAGALVITLLAALSCAVATTRAHHYALDRGTPVLIAAVVIGASLRGLRVARTQLVVQEELTAGERARRTLLEERNRIARELHDVVAHHMSVISIQAQVAPHLVENPSDELRENLAGIRQNAVEALTELRHVLGVLRSEDALSKGARHAPQPTLDRLDELLANVRGAGLVVTTATTGTPRPLPPSVELSAFRIVQEALSNAMRHAPGARVRVETAYGTAGLTVRITNTAPDGPAAPSRGMGHGLLGMRERAAMLGGELVTGGTPDGGYEVTAILPVSAPDPAALPAEDIL; encoded by the coding sequence ATGGGGGACGGACAGCGGTTGAGGGCCGCGCTGCGGAGGGCTCCGCGCGCCCTGTTCGAGGATCTGTCGGCGCCCGCCGATCCACTGCCTGCCATGGGGGCTCCCGGATGGCCGGTCTGGCGGCCGGTGTTCGGGATGATGCTGGTCATCTGCGCCATGACCCTCGCCGTGGTCCAGGTGAACGCCCTGGCGCCCGGCGACGGCGGCGCCGTTCCGGGGTACGCGGTGCTGCTCGGCATCGCCCAGGCGGCGGCGCTGATCGTCGCCATGTCCCGTCCGGTGTCCGCCTGGTGGGCGTCGACGGTGCTCATGGTCGTCACGGCGCGGATCACGGAACCCGGGTCGAGCCCGGACACACTCTTCCCCTGGACCGTCTCGGGGCTCCTGCTCCAGTGCGGGGTGCTGTTCCTGCTGGCACTGCGGGTCCGTCCCCGCCGGTCGGCCGGGGCGCTGGTGATCACCCTCCTCGCGGCACTGTCCTGCGCCGTCGCCACCACCCGGGCACACCACTACGCCCTCGACCGTGGCACCCCGGTGCTGATCGCAGCCGTGGTGATCGGCGCCTCGCTGCGCGGCCTGCGGGTGGCCCGCACCCAACTGGTCGTCCAGGAGGAACTCACCGCCGGTGAGCGGGCCAGGCGCACCCTGCTGGAGGAGCGCAACCGGATCGCCCGCGAGCTGCACGACGTGGTCGCCCACCACATGTCGGTGATCTCCATCCAGGCGCAGGTCGCCCCGCACCTCGTCGAGAACCCGTCCGACGAACTCAGGGAGAACCTCGCCGGCATCCGTCAGAACGCTGTCGAGGCACTCACCGAACTGCGCCATGTGCTCGGCGTACTGCGCTCCGAGGACGCCCTCTCGAAGGGGGCGAGACACGCGCCGCAGCCCACTCTCGACCGCCTGGACGAGCTGCTGGCCAATGTGCGTGGTGCCGGGCTCGTGGTCACCACCGCAACCACCGGCACACCGCGCCCGCTGCCGCCGAGTGTCGAGCTGTCGGCGTTCCGGATCGTCCAGGAGGCGCTCAGCAACGCGATGCGGCATGCGCCCGGTGCCCGGGTGCGGGTGGAGACGGCATACGGGACGGCCGGGCTCACCGTCCGGATCACCAACACCGCTCCGGACGGACCCGCTGCGCCATCGCGGGGCATGGGGCACGGACTGCTCGGAATGCGCGAGCGGGCGGCGATGCTGGGCGGCGAACTCGTCACCGGAGGGACCCCGGACGGCGGCTACGAGGTCACGGCTATCCTGCCGGTGAGCGCCCCTGATCCGGCCGCCCTACCTGCTGAGGACATCCTGTGA
- a CDS encoding AMP-binding protein: MSRRTGLSYARGTSTTALLGDTIGRNLDRAIEAHPDREALVDVASGRRWTYAEFGADVDELARALMGSGVAKGDRVGIWAINCPEWVLVQYATARIGAVMVNINPAYRAHELEYVLGQAGISLLISSLAHRTSDYRALVGQVRADCPALRTVHYIGDPSWDELTAAAAGVTAGQLAAREAELSCDDPINIQYTSGTTGFPKGATLSHHNILNNGYFVGEMVAYTEQDRVCLPVPFYHCFGMVMGNLGITSHGACIVIPAPAFEPAAVLAAVQAERCTSLYGVPTMFIAELNHPDFASYDLSSLRTGIMAGSPCPVEVMKRVVAEMHMDEVSICYGMTETSPVSTQTRRDDDLERRTGTVGRVMPHVEVKVVDPATGVTLERGAAGELCTRGYSVMLGYWEQPERTAEVIDAGRWMHTGDLAVMREDGYVQIVGRIKDMIIRGGENVYPREIEEFLYGHPKIGDVQVVGVPDETYGEEILACVIPRDPAQPPTLEEVTEYCREQLAHYKIPRRLQILESFPMTVSGKVRKIELRENYG, translated from the coding sequence ATGAGCCGACGGACCGGCCTTTCCTACGCGCGCGGCACCAGCACCACGGCCCTGCTCGGCGACACCATCGGGCGCAATCTCGACCGGGCGATCGAGGCGCACCCGGACCGTGAGGCGCTTGTCGACGTCGCCTCGGGGCGGCGCTGGACGTACGCGGAATTCGGCGCCGACGTCGACGAGTTGGCGCGCGCGCTGATGGGCTCAGGAGTGGCCAAGGGCGACCGCGTCGGCATCTGGGCGATCAACTGCCCCGAGTGGGTGCTCGTCCAGTACGCCACCGCCCGCATCGGCGCGGTCATGGTCAACATCAACCCGGCCTACCGGGCGCACGAGCTGGAGTATGTGCTCGGTCAGGCCGGGATCTCCCTCCTGATCTCCTCGCTCGCCCACCGCACCAGCGACTACCGCGCCCTCGTCGGCCAGGTCCGGGCCGACTGCCCGGCCCTGCGCACCGTGCACTACATCGGCGATCCGTCCTGGGACGAGCTGACGGCAGCGGCCGCGGGCGTCACCGCCGGACAACTGGCGGCCAGAGAGGCCGAGCTGTCCTGCGACGACCCGATCAACATCCAGTACACCTCGGGCACGACGGGCTTCCCCAAGGGCGCCACCCTCTCGCACCACAACATCCTCAACAACGGCTATTTCGTCGGGGAGATGGTCGCCTACACGGAACAGGACCGGGTGTGCCTGCCCGTTCCCTTCTACCACTGCTTCGGCATGGTGATGGGCAACCTCGGCATCACCTCGCACGGCGCCTGCATCGTGATCCCGGCCCCCGCCTTCGAACCCGCCGCCGTCCTCGCGGCGGTCCAGGCGGAGCGCTGCACCTCGCTCTACGGCGTCCCGACCATGTTCATCGCGGAGCTGAACCACCCGGACTTCGCCTCGTACGACCTCTCCTCGCTGCGTACCGGGATCATGGCCGGATCACCCTGCCCGGTCGAGGTGATGAAGCGGGTCGTCGCCGAGATGCACATGGACGAGGTGTCCATCTGCTACGGCATGACGGAGACCTCGCCGGTCTCCACCCAGACCCGCCGTGACGACGACCTGGAGCGCCGCACCGGAACGGTCGGCCGGGTGATGCCGCACGTCGAGGTGAAGGTCGTCGACCCGGCGACGGGCGTGACCCTGGAGCGCGGCGCGGCCGGTGAGCTCTGCACCCGCGGCTACAGCGTGATGCTCGGCTACTGGGAGCAGCCCGAGCGGACCGCGGAGGTGATCGACGCGGGGCGCTGGATGCATACCGGCGACCTCGCGGTGATGCGCGAGGACGGCTACGTACAGATCGTCGGCCGCATCAAGGACATGATCATCCGCGGTGGCGAGAACGTGTACCCGCGGGAGATCGAGGAGTTCCTCTACGGCCATCCGAAGATTGGCGACGTGCAGGTGGTGGGTGTCCCGGACGAGACGTACGGCGAGGAGATCCTGGCCTGCGTCATCCCCCGGGACCCGGCGCAGCCGCCGACCCTGGAGGAGGTGACGGAGTACTGCCGCGAGCAGCTCGCGCACTACAAGATTCCACGACGGCTGCAGATCCTGGAGAGCTTCCCGATGACGGTGAGCGGGAAGGTCCGGAAGATCGAACTGCGGGAGAACTACGGCTAG
- a CDS encoding GNAT family N-acetyltransferase, whose product MRIRPARRSDLPLLQEIERAAGEPFRTLAMSAVADDDPPPLDLLDEYRRAGRAWVAADADDRPVGYLIADPVDGAAHVEQVSVHPSAARRGVGSALIDHLALWAGGRRLEALTLTTFSHVPWNAPYYTRLGFRTLTEAELTDGLRKIRAEEAEHGLDRWPRVCMRREL is encoded by the coding sequence ATGCGCATCCGTCCCGCCCGCCGCTCCGATCTTCCGCTGCTCCAGGAGATCGAGCGCGCCGCAGGCGAACCCTTCCGCACCCTCGCCATGTCCGCCGTCGCGGACGACGACCCGCCGCCTCTCGATCTGCTGGACGAGTACCGCAGGGCCGGCCGCGCCTGGGTGGCCGCGGACGCCGACGACCGTCCGGTCGGCTACCTGATCGCCGATCCGGTCGACGGCGCGGCCCATGTCGAGCAGGTCTCGGTCCATCCGTCCGCCGCCCGGCGCGGCGTCGGCAGCGCGCTCATCGACCACCTCGCGCTCTGGGCGGGCGGGCGGCGGCTCGAAGCCCTCACCCTCACCACCTTCTCGCACGTCCCGTGGAACGCGCCGTACTACACGCGCCTCGGCTTCCGCACGCTGACCGAGGCCGAACTCACCGACGGGTTGCGGAAGATCAGGGCGGAGGAGGCCGAACACGGCCTGGACCGCTGGCCGAGGGTCTGCATGCGACGCGAACTCTGA